In Lolium rigidum isolate FL_2022 unplaced genomic scaffold, APGP_CSIRO_Lrig_0.1 contig_8472_1, whole genome shotgun sequence, the following proteins share a genomic window:
- the LOC124682310 gene encoding uncharacterized protein LOC124682310 gives MVRTKVEELLLDYGRNYPLGPQYKLGVICGMASKSWYCLGTTCYHVNFLASTLVVVPNDDATTSPPPECKLFFSEFWTRADDGFEPSKKPPVCCPIQDYHAFPGRCFICECALVRIVHPPCGNYFLRQEYSTDSLCAIAERHAEFGE, from the exons ATGGTTCGTACCAAGGTTGAAGAACTGCTTTTGGACTACGGACGTAATTATCCTCTG GGACCTCAGTACAAGCTTGGCGTCATCTGCGGAATGGCGTCGAAATCATGGTACTGCTTAGGCACAACATGCTACCATGTCAACTTTCTGGCGAGCACCCTTGTTGTTGTTCCAAATGACGATGCTACCACGTCACCCCCTCCAGAGTGCAAACTATTCTTCTCCGAATTCTGGACCAGAGCTGATGACGGCTTTGAACCCTCAAAGAAGCCACCCGTCTGCTGCCCGATTCAGGACTACCATGCATTCCCTG GTCGCTGCTTCATCTGCGAGTGCGCTTTGGTACGGATTGTGCATCCCCCTTGTGGCAACTACTTCTTGCGCCAAGAGTACTCCACTGATTCTCTATGTGCCATCGCGGAGCGTCATGCAGAATTTGGTGAGTAG